From the Flavobacterium galactosidilyticum genome, one window contains:
- a CDS encoding family 20 glycosylhydrolase codes for MIYKKYALLISIILIGIEGSAQTKMSKLDSIFLTDKIIVQPVINKGISNYKMPVAPEGFSLQLIGSDNLSVVTKSGAVFTPLNNMKVNLLFKATKEKDQSTIEIPVAVEVKGSHSNQMGNAKPFVIPSLREWVGTEGNLVLTTKSRIVVDAKYATTLVPAATVFQNDLFELTKLKPAVIVGIPKAGDIFMSLDGNTAELGAEGYFLSIKEYVSIHAAQYKGAFWGTRSILQILEQDATMRSLPRGISRDYPKYEVRGFMLDVGRKYFKIDFLRDYVKLMSYYKMGDFQLHLNDNAFVKHYNNDWESTYSGFRLENERYPQLPTKGEFYTKKEFIDLQVLAESYGINIIPEIDVPAHSLAISKAFPQIASKEYGKDHLDIKNPETYTIVENIFKEYLEGENPVFRFKEVHIGTDEYDKKEAEAFRKFTDHFIKYLQGFGKDVRVWGALTHAQGTTPVTSKGVTMNAWYNGYADPLKMKELGYPLISTPDGLLYIVPAAGYYYDYLNIEHLYATWEPLTIGNVIFKSGDPFIRGGMFAVWNDVAKNGITAQDVTDRVFPAIQVLSEKMWSGTNTAVDFNDFSAKAKKINEGPGLNLRGIIKSKDSLVLNYTLKGKDQIKEKESVKYVSDGKRKVLHFKENTSYAKLPYNEIGYNYTVSFKINPSGNNPPNAVLFQSKHATVKLKQGNTSNIGFSHEGKDYDFGVAIPENKWTSVAITGDNNSTTLYVNGELAQKLTREKIPTGHKNDSIWVMKTLFCPLNTIGDSHNSFKGKMKDLKVFNTILSKTQIQAIKEEE; via the coding sequence ATGATTTATAAAAAGTATGCTTTATTGATTTCTATTATTTTAATTGGAATCGAAGGATCGGCTCAGACCAAAATGAGTAAATTGGATTCTATTTTTCTAACCGATAAAATTATCGTTCAGCCAGTTATAAACAAAGGAATTTCAAACTATAAAATGCCAGTTGCTCCCGAAGGTTTTAGCCTGCAATTAATTGGTTCTGATAATCTTTCGGTGGTAACAAAAAGCGGTGCTGTATTTACTCCTTTAAACAATATGAAGGTTAATTTATTGTTTAAAGCAACTAAAGAAAAAGACCAATCAACTATTGAAATTCCAGTTGCTGTTGAGGTCAAAGGAAGCCATTCAAATCAAATGGGAAATGCAAAGCCTTTTGTTATTCCTTCATTAAGAGAGTGGGTGGGAACTGAAGGTAATTTGGTGCTAACAACGAAATCCAGAATTGTGGTGGATGCCAAATATGCAACTACATTAGTGCCAGCCGCAACGGTTTTTCAAAACGATTTATTCGAATTAACTAAACTAAAACCAGCTGTTATTGTAGGAATTCCGAAAGCGGGAGACATTTTTATGTCATTGGATGGAAATACAGCAGAATTGGGAGCCGAAGGTTATTTCCTTTCGATAAAAGAGTATGTTTCTATCCATGCGGCTCAATATAAGGGAGCTTTTTGGGGAACGCGCAGTATTTTGCAAATATTGGAACAAGATGCTACCATGCGTTCGTTACCAAGAGGAATTTCAAGAGATTATCCTAAATATGAGGTGCGTGGTTTTATGCTGGATGTAGGAAGAAAATACTTTAAGATTGATTTTTTACGCGATTATGTTAAGCTGATGTCGTATTATAAAATGGGCGATTTTCAGTTGCACCTGAACGATAATGCATTTGTAAAACATTATAACAACGATTGGGAAAGTACGTATAGCGGTTTTCGATTGGAAAACGAACGTTATCCGCAACTGCCTACTAAAGGTGAATTTTATACTAAGAAAGAATTTATTGATTTGCAAGTATTGGCAGAAAGTTATGGTATCAATATAATTCCAGAGATTGATGTTCCTGCACATTCCTTGGCGATTTCCAAAGCATTTCCGCAAATTGCAAGCAAGGAATATGGTAAAGACCATTTAGACATAAAAAATCCTGAAACGTATACCATTGTAGAAAATATATTCAAAGAATATTTAGAAGGAGAAAATCCGGTATTTCGTTTTAAGGAAGTGCATATTGGCACCGACGAATACGATAAAAAAGAGGCAGAAGCTTTTAGAAAATTTACCGATCATTTTATAAAATACTTGCAGGGTTTTGGTAAGGATGTTCGCGTTTGGGGTGCTTTGACACACGCACAAGGTACTACTCCCGTAACTTCAAAAGGAGTTACAATGAATGCTTGGTACAATGGTTATGCCGATCCTTTGAAAATGAAAGAATTGGGTTATCCTTTAATTAGCACACCCGATGGCTTGTTGTACATCGTTCCTGCGGCTGGATATTACTATGACTATTTGAATATAGAACATTTGTATGCTACTTGGGAACCGCTAACAATTGGCAATGTGATTTTCAAAAGCGGAGATCCTTTTATCAGAGGTGGAATGTTTGCAGTTTGGAATGATGTTGCTAAAAACGGAATCACCGCTCAAGATGTTACCGACAGAGTGTTTCCAGCAATTCAGGTGTTGAGCGAGAAAATGTGGAGTGGCACAAATACGGCAGTCGATTTTAATGATTTTTCAGCTAAAGCCAAAAAAATCAATGAAGGTCCGGGTTTGAATTTAAGAGGAATAATCAAGTCTAAAGATTCTTTGGTTTTGAATTATACTTTGAAAGGAAAGGATCAGATTAAAGAAAAAGAAAGTGTAAAATATGTTTCTGATGGAAAACGCAAAGTGTTACATTTTAAAGAAAACACTAGTTATGCAAAGCTTCCGTACAACGAGATTGGATATAATTATACCGTTAGTTTTAAAATAAATCCTTCCGGAAATAATCCTCCAAATGCGGTACTTTTTCAATCGAAACATGCTACGGTAAAATTAAAACAAGGCAATACATCAAATATCGGTTTCTCACATGAAGGAAAGGATTACGATTTTGGAGTTGCAATTCCTGAAAACAAGTGGACTAGCGTTGCCATTACAGGAGATAATAATTCAACGACATTATATGTAAACGGTGAATTAGCCCAAAAACTTACCAGAGAAAAAATTCCGACCGGCCATAAAAACGATTCGATTTGGGTAATGAAAACCTTGTTTTGTCCTTTAAATACAATTGGAGACAGTCATAATTCTTTTAAAGGAAAAATGAAAGATTTAAAAGTATTCAATACGATTTTGTCAAAAACACAAATTCAAGCCATAAAAGAAGAAGAATAA
- a CDS encoding alpha-L-fucosidase — MIKNYSGTNRFKRTLLSLAFSSIAFSGYAQQKNFVVINPSMTEKELVDIAANIVPTPQQLRWQKLELTGFIHFGINTFTGREWGEGKDDPKLFNPTALDAKQWVKASKDAGIKQVIITAKHHDGFCLWPTKTTEYSLKKSPWKDGKGDVVKEVADACKELGVGFGVYVSPWDRNHPTYGTEAYNDVMVAQLTELLTQYGQVDEVWFDGANGEGPNGKKQVYDFERWYALIRKLQPQAVIAVSGPDVRWVGTETGHGREEEWSVVPVGKKSKTDNGSQTKVDTPPAGDMMGNVLGSRRQLKDGDALKWYPAETDVSIRPGWFYHESEDKKVKTPEYLKEIYFHSVGRNGVLLLNIPPDKRGLFTDYDVKALKEWRGKLDEIFKVNLLKNAKAIGKVKKIKPLLDGNDATDHTFSMKGNDNAVEMDLKGEKTFNVLLLQENIRKGQRVEKFILEYWDNNQWKKATEGTTIGYKRLLEFPAITASKVRLSIESARLQPALAEIGLYFEKKNE, encoded by the coding sequence ATGATAAAAAATTATTCAGGTACAAATCGTTTTAAGCGAACACTATTAAGTTTGGCTTTTTCATCAATTGCATTTTCGGGTTATGCGCAACAAAAAAACTTTGTAGTAATTAATCCTTCAATGACTGAAAAGGAATTAGTGGATATTGCTGCTAATATTGTTCCAACGCCTCAACAATTACGTTGGCAGAAATTAGAATTAACTGGCTTTATTCATTTTGGAATCAACACTTTTACCGGAAGGGAATGGGGAGAAGGTAAAGATGATCCTAAGTTATTTAATCCAACAGCATTGGATGCAAAACAATGGGTTAAAGCCTCGAAGGATGCCGGAATCAAACAAGTTATTATTACCGCTAAACACCATGATGGTTTTTGCTTATGGCCAACAAAAACGACAGAGTATTCCTTGAAAAAAAGTCCTTGGAAAGACGGTAAAGGCGATGTTGTGAAAGAAGTTGCTGATGCTTGCAAAGAACTTGGAGTTGGATTTGGAGTTTATGTTTCGCCTTGGGATAGAAATCATCCTACTTATGGTACCGAGGCTTATAATGATGTTATGGTTGCTCAACTTACTGAATTATTGACGCAATACGGACAAGTAGATGAGGTTTGGTTTGATGGAGCCAATGGAGAAGGTCCTAATGGAAAGAAACAAGTATATGATTTTGAAAGATGGTATGCTTTGATTCGAAAATTGCAACCTCAAGCAGTAATTGCAGTTTCTGGTCCTGATGTACGTTGGGTAGGTACTGAAACCGGACACGGGCGTGAGGAAGAATGGAGCGTAGTCCCTGTTGGTAAAAAGAGTAAAACCGATAATGGTTCTCAAACAAAAGTGGATACGCCGCCAGCAGGAGATATGATGGGCAATGTTTTGGGCAGTCGCCGTCAACTAAAAGATGGAGATGCCTTAAAATGGTATCCTGCCGAAACAGATGTATCGATTCGTCCGGGATGGTTTTACCACGAATCAGAAGACAAAAAAGTTAAAACGCCAGAATATCTAAAAGAGATTTACTTTCATTCGGTAGGAAGAAATGGTGTTTTATTGTTGAATATTCCACCAGACAAAAGAGGTTTGTTTACAGATTATGATGTTAAGGCTCTAAAAGAATGGAGAGGAAAGTTGGATGAGATTTTCAAAGTGAATTTGTTGAAGAATGCAAAAGCCATTGGGAAGGTTAAAAAAATAAAGCCTTTATTAGATGGAAACGATGCTACAGATCATACATTTTCAATGAAAGGAAATGATAATGCAGTTGAAATGGATTTAAAAGGAGAAAAAACGTTCAATGTTTTATTGCTTCAAGAAAATATTAGAAAGGGACAAAGAGTTGAAAAGTTTATTTTAGAATATTGGGACAATAATCAATGGAAAAAAGCAACTGAAGGAACCACTATTGGTTACAAACGATTACTAGAGTTTCCTGCGATAACGGCTTCTAAGGTGAGATTGAGTATTGAATCTGCAAGATTACAACCTGCTTTGGCAGAAATAGGACTTTATTTTGAAAAGAAAAACGAATAA
- a CDS encoding LutC/YkgG family protein, with the protein MSSRENILKAIATNQPTLVPLPEIERAAVINYTDHFVQFKTVLESIGGTTEMLPNLEILKERIRVDKATGNCIIDTITGENSNEENNSASSAFELEKVERAYIKGTVAVAENGAVWVDESQMKNRLLPFICQHLVLVVDRKDIVATMHHAYDKIKAGAEGFGVFIAGPSKTADIEQSLVIGAHGARSAKVYIIE; encoded by the coding sequence ATGAGTTCAAGAGAAAATATATTGAAGGCTATTGCAACTAATCAGCCTACTTTAGTGCCGCTTCCAGAAATAGAACGTGCTGCTGTCATTAACTATACTGATCATTTTGTGCAGTTTAAAACGGTTTTAGAAAGCATAGGAGGTACGACAGAAATGCTTCCGAATTTAGAGATTTTGAAAGAAAGAATTAGAGTAGATAAAGCTACTGGTAATTGTATTATTGATACCATTACTGGAGAAAATTCTAACGAAGAAAATAATAGTGCTAGTTCAGCTTTTGAATTAGAAAAAGTGGAGCGTGCTTATATCAAAGGAACTGTTGCAGTTGCAGAAAATGGTGCAGTGTGGGTTGATGAAAGTCAAATGAAGAATAGATTGTTGCCTTTTATTTGTCAGCATCTGGTGTTAGTAGTCGATAGAAAGGACATTGTAGCAACAATGCATCATGCTTACGATAAAATTAAGGCGGGAGCTGAAGGTTTCGGAGTTTTTATTGCTGGTCCTTCAAAAACGGCTGACATTGAGCAATCTTTGGTAATTGGTGCACATGGTGCCAGAAGTGCAAAGGTTTATATTATTGAATAA
- a CDS encoding lactate utilization protein B gives MKKTHADLAEKFIADEPRTNWHDDTLWFVREKRDKAAHGLPEWEQLREWASQIKNHTLSNLYNYLTEFEEKAKANGIMVHWAADGEEHNKIIHDIIRKHKIQKIVKSKSMLTEECHLNEYLQEHGIEVVDTDLGERIVQFRKEPPSHIVLPAIHLKREDVSETFHEHLQTEKGNNDPQYLTEAARQHLRHKFVQSELAITGVNFAIAETGGFVVCTNEGNADMGAHTAPVHIACMGFEKIIPKAEHLAVFLRLLARSATGQPITTYSSHFHKPRPNQEMHLVIVDNGRSRQLGREDFRNSLKCIRCAACFNTCPVYRRSGGHSYHTAVAGPIGSILNPNLDMKANADLPFASTLCGSCTNVCPVKINIHEQLWKWRQVIVAEGYVATSKKIGMEGMAFLLSKPKLYRFAGKMGIKMMKTFPALTNNKLNPWYKQREMPEPPKESFREWYLKNGKIKLKE, from the coding sequence ATGAAAAAAACGCATGCTGACTTAGCGGAAAAATTTATAGCTGACGAGCCAAGAACCAATTGGCACGACGATACTTTGTGGTTTGTTCGTGAAAAGCGGGACAAGGCGGCGCATGGTTTGCCAGAATGGGAGCAACTAAGAGAATGGGCTTCGCAGATAAAAAATCATACGCTTTCTAATCTTTATAATTATTTAACTGAATTTGAAGAAAAGGCAAAAGCCAATGGAATCATGGTGCATTGGGCTGCTGATGGTGAAGAGCATAATAAAATAATTCACGATATAATCCGCAAACACAAGATTCAAAAAATTGTGAAGAGTAAAAGCATGCTTACGGAGGAATGTCATTTGAATGAATATTTGCAGGAGCACGGAATTGAAGTAGTCGATACAGATCTTGGTGAGCGTATCGTTCAGTTCCGAAAAGAACCACCAAGTCATATTGTATTGCCGGCAATTCACTTAAAAAGAGAGGATGTTAGCGAAACTTTTCATGAGCATTTACAAACAGAAAAAGGAAATAATGACCCACAATATTTAACCGAAGCTGCAAGACAACACTTGCGCCATAAGTTTGTTCAGTCCGAATTAGCGATTACCGGAGTCAATTTTGCCATCGCCGAAACTGGTGGTTTTGTGGTTTGTACCAATGAAGGAAATGCTGATATGGGCGCTCATACCGCTCCCGTACATATTGCCTGCATGGGTTTCGAAAAAATTATTCCCAAAGCCGAACACCTTGCTGTGTTCTTGAGATTATTGGCAAGAAGTGCCACTGGACAACCGATTACCACGTATTCGAGTCATTTTCACAAACCCAGACCTAATCAGGAAATGCACCTTGTCATTGTAGATAACGGTCGCAGCCGACAATTGGGTCGAGAAGACTTCAGAAATTCGTTAAAATGCATTCGTTGCGCGGCCTGTTTCAATACTTGTCCGGTTTACAGACGCAGTGGCGGTCACAGTTATCATACTGCCGTGGCTGGACCTATTGGTTCTATTCTGAATCCAAATTTAGACATGAAAGCCAATGCTGATTTGCCATTTGCATCTACTTTATGTGGCAGTTGTACCAATGTTTGTCCGGTGAAAATTAATATCCATGAGCAGTTATGGAAATGGAGACAAGTTATTGTTGCCGAAGGTTATGTTGCTACAAGCAAAAAAATAGGAATGGAGGGAATGGCTTTTTTATTGTCAAAACCAAAATTATATCGTTTTGCTGGTAAAATGGGTATAAAAATGATGAAAACATTTCCAGCTTTGACTAATAATAAATTAAATCCTTGGTACAAACAAAGAGAAATGCCTGAACCGCCAAAAGAATCATTTAGAGAGTGGTATTTGAAAAATGGAAAAATAAAACTAAAGGAATAG